From Chryseobacterium salivictor, a single genomic window includes:
- the priA gene encoding replication restart helicase PriA, whose translation MTPTFAQVILPLNLKGTFTYKVPDELVSSIQIGMRVLVAFGGKKIYTGIVFDLHDQEPETFVPKEIINILDDSPILPKEQIQFWDWLSGYYLCNLGEIYRFSFPGSLKLESETYLKLKPNVTIDFENLDVNEMYLIQALEVRQLINLTEIEAFIPKRDIVKTIKSLIDLQYIEIDEKIAEKYKAKEVAYLKINEETVKNANLPEILLSLRRSGKQQELFLLILEKQTEHPEKPIKKSEVFHEGNFANAQLKSLIEKDLVQEYYLQKDRLESYEGETEDLEKLSNIQLQAKSEIDEAFEQGKNVLLHGVTSSGKTHVYLEKIEETVDDGKNVLFLLPEISLTKQIVQRLEKKYGRQLGYYHQKLTDFEKVEVWRRIKNNDIKILIGTRNALFLPYHNLGLIVVDEEHDSSYKPREISPFFNAKDAAQVLAKFYSANVILGSATPSVESYYAAKKEKLTYIYLGERFGNVKIPEFELINFKEAQDTKKLVGSFSLHLIDEIRKELDHKKQTMILHNRRGYANVVECETCGYVNYCSNCDVVMTYHKYNNEMKCHYCGQKAAKPKACPKCHSEKLNVRGVGVEQIHEEVSKIFPDAEVDRMDVDSMRKKFAYEKLYEKIEEGETDIIVGTQMISKGLDFENIELVAIPKADSLLYVQDFRAEERAFQLITQVSGRAGRLSGNGKVLIQTYNPQHSIFQLLKEHDSPNIYKHLLTERKKFLYPPFVKLIMIELKHRREDKVNRASQFLGSILRKYLPEECILGPEKSPIGKLNLMYQYQLLLKLPRGKKYAEYKDLVSKSLAEFDEISAYHSIKKVIFVDF comes from the coding sequence ATCACACCAACTTTCGCCCAAGTCATCCTTCCCTTAAATTTAAAAGGAACTTTTACTTACAAAGTTCCCGATGAACTTGTATCTTCCATTCAGATTGGAATGCGGGTTTTGGTTGCTTTTGGCGGAAAAAAAATCTATACAGGGATTGTTTTCGATCTTCATGATCAGGAACCAGAAACATTTGTGCCCAAAGAAATTATCAATATTTTAGATGATTCCCCGATTTTACCGAAAGAACAAATCCAGTTTTGGGATTGGCTATCGGGTTATTACCTCTGTAATCTTGGCGAAATTTATCGTTTTTCATTTCCGGGTTCTTTAAAATTGGAAAGTGAAACGTATCTGAAATTAAAACCGAATGTCACCATTGATTTCGAGAATTTAGATGTGAATGAAATGTATCTTATTCAGGCTTTGGAAGTTCGGCAACTCATAAATTTGACGGAAATTGAAGCTTTTATTCCCAAAAGGGATATTGTAAAAACCATTAAATCATTAATCGATTTACAGTATATCGAAATCGATGAGAAAATTGCGGAAAAATATAAAGCCAAAGAAGTTGCTTATTTAAAGATTAATGAAGAAACAGTAAAAAATGCAAATCTTCCCGAAATTCTTTTATCACTGAGACGGTCGGGTAAACAACAGGAATTATTTCTTTTAATTTTAGAAAAACAAACAGAACATCCTGAAAAACCCATTAAAAAATCGGAAGTTTTCCATGAAGGAAACTTTGCCAACGCTCAATTAAAATCGTTGATTGAAAAAGATTTAGTTCAGGAATATTACCTACAGAAAGACCGTCTGGAAAGTTACGAAGGTGAAACCGAAGATTTAGAAAAACTGAGTAATATTCAACTTCAGGCAAAATCTGAAATTGATGAGGCCTTTGAACAGGGAAAAAATGTTTTGCTTCATGGCGTTACTTCCTCCGGGAAAACCCACGTTTATTTAGAAAAAATTGAAGAAACGGTGGATGATGGGAAAAACGTTTTATTTCTGCTTCCAGAGATTTCTCTGACCAAACAGATTGTTCAGCGTTTAGAGAAGAAATATGGAAGGCAGTTGGGGTATTACCATCAGAAACTGACCGATTTCGAAAAGGTAGAAGTATGGCGCAGAATTAAAAATAATGATATTAAAATCCTTATCGGAACGAGGAATGCTCTGTTTTTGCCTTATCACAATTTAGGATTAATTGTGGTGGATGAAGAACATGATTCGAGTTATAAACCACGGGAAATTTCTCCTTTTTTTAATGCAAAAGATGCTGCTCAGGTTTTAGCGAAATTTTACAGTGCCAACGTAATATTAGGTTCTGCGACGCCATCTGTAGAATCGTATTACGCCGCAAAAAAAGAAAAACTGACTTATATTTATTTAGGCGAACGTTTTGGGAATGTGAAAATTCCGGAATTTGAACTGATTAATTTTAAAGAAGCGCAGGATACTAAAAAATTAGTCGGAAGTTTTTCTCTTCATTTAATTGATGAAATAAGAAAAGAACTCGATCATAAAAAGCAAACCATGATTCTCCACAATCGCCGTGGTTACGCCAATGTGGTGGAATGTGAAACCTGTGGTTATGTAAATTACTGTTCAAATTGTGATGTCGTGATGACCTATCACAAATATAATAATGAAATGAAATGTCATTATTGCGGGCAAAAAGCGGCGAAACCGAAAGCCTGTCCGAAATGCCATTCTGAGAAATTGAATGTAAGAGGAGTTGGGGTAGAACAGATTCACGAAGAAGTTTCGAAAATTTTTCCCGACGCAGAAGTTGATCGGATGGATGTGGATTCCATGCGCAAGAAATTTGCTTACGAGAAATTATACGAAAAAATAGAAGAAGGCGAAACGGATATTATTGTCGGTACGCAGATGATTTCCAAAGGGTTAGATTTTGAGAATATTGAACTGGTCGCAATCCCAAAAGCAGACTCCTTATTATATGTACAGGATTTTCGCGCAGAAGAAAGGGCATTTCAGCTGATCACTCAGGTTTCGGGAAGAGCAGGTCGGCTTTCAGGAAACGGTAAGGTTTTAATTCAAACCTATAATCCGCAACATTCGATTTTTCAGTTATTAAAAGAGCACGATTCGCCCAATATTTATAAACATTTGTTGACGGAGCGAAAGAAGTTTCTGTATCCGCCTTTCGTCAAATTAATTATGATTGAACTGAAGCACCGCCGTGAAGATAAGGTCAATCG
- a CDS encoding proline dehydrogenase family protein, with product MSIFNNTQIAFADKTDSQLKKAYWMFKAIEQPVITNIGISALNFTVKNNFPFVTDIVKQTLFEQFCGGETHEESMKVVKQMFKHHVGSIFDYAIEGKAEEKVFNDTCTEIKQNIKFAEGNPAIPFVVFKPTGFGRIEIYEEVGKKVELTTSQKEEWARVVKRYDEVCQMAFDRNVILMIDAEETWMQDATDALVNEMMEKFNKEKAIIWNTVQMYRTGRLEYLAKDLERAKEKNYFLGYKFVRGAYMEKERARAAAMKYPDPIQPTKQASDENYNAAVDFVLNNLNKVSAFFGTHNEKSTELVMDKMKAMGLPHDHPQIYFGQLYGMSDNITYYLGAEKYNVCKYLPYGPVKDVVPYLTRRAQENTSVAGQTGRELGLIQKELDRRKGK from the coding sequence ATGAGCATTTTCAACAATACCCAAATTGCGTTTGCAGACAAAACAGATTCTCAGCTGAAAAAAGCGTATTGGATGTTCAAGGCCATTGAACAACCGGTAATTACAAATATTGGAATTTCTGCGCTGAATTTTACAGTCAAGAATAATTTTCCGTTCGTAACCGATATTGTGAAGCAGACTTTGTTCGAGCAGTTTTGTGGTGGCGAAACCCACGAAGAAAGCATGAAAGTAGTGAAGCAGATGTTTAAGCATCATGTGGGAAGTATTTTTGATTATGCCATTGAAGGAAAAGCAGAAGAAAAAGTTTTTAATGATACATGTACCGAAATCAAGCAGAATATCAAATTTGCTGAAGGAAACCCAGCGATTCCGTTCGTGGTTTTTAAACCAACAGGTTTTGGCCGCATTGAAATTTACGAAGAAGTAGGGAAAAAAGTAGAATTAACGACTTCACAAAAAGAAGAGTGGGCGAGAGTCGTCAAAAGATATGACGAAGTCTGTCAAATGGCTTTTGACAGAAATGTAATATTGATGATCGATGCCGAAGAAACCTGGATGCAGGATGCTACCGACGCTTTGGTGAATGAAATGATGGAAAAATTCAATAAAGAAAAAGCCATTATCTGGAATACCGTTCAAATGTACCGAACCGGAAGATTAGAATATCTGGCCAAAGATTTGGAAAGAGCCAAAGAGAAAAATTATTTCCTGGGCTACAAATTTGTACGCGGCGCTTATATGGAGAAAGAAAGAGCACGTGCCGCAGCCATGAAATATCCTGATCCGATTCAGCCTACCAAACAGGCTTCTGACGAAAATTATAATGCAGCGGTCGATTTTGTTTTAAATAATCTGAATAAAGTTTCTGCGTTTTTCGGAACGCACAACGAGAAATCAACAGAACTCGTGATGGATAAAATGAAAGCGATGGGCTTGCCTCACGATCATCCACAGATATATTTCGGACAGTTGTACGGAATGAGTGACAATATTACCTATTACTTAGGTGCAGAAAAATACAATGTGTGCAAATATCTTCCGTACGGACCCGTAAAAGATGTGGTTCCATATTTAACGAGAAGAGCGCAGGAAAATACTTCCGTTGCCGGACAAACAGGTAGAGAATTAGGTTTGATTCAAAAAGAATTAGACCGAAGAAAAGGAAAATAA
- the aroB gene encoding 3-dehydroquinate synthase, which yields MISILDHDFSQLNNFLTILQPTQLLILVDENTHEYCLPTLLGNLETEIPFEIIEIEAGEELKTLETAAQLWEILTEFETDRKALMINLGGGVITDMGGFIASTYKRGIPFINIPTTLLGMCDASIGGKTGIDHQFLKNIIGTFAHPEHIFVFPEFLNTLPFEQLRSGFAEMLKHGLIADQNHWKDLISIKDLTAENIFPFIERSMNIKQNVVGQDFREQNIRKTLNFGHTIGHAVESLFLLKGKPITHGEAVAMGMICETRISKLQDLISEETETQIISSLRKFYPHLDITEFSPEEILNLMKNDKKNSFGNINFSLIKRIGNATFDCSIPIENIKEALIYYQKLD from the coding sequence ATGATTTCAATTTTAGATCACGATTTCTCGCAACTCAACAATTTTCTCACTATCTTACAACCTACTCAACTTTTAATTTTAGTGGATGAAAATACCCACGAATATTGTCTCCCAACGCTTCTTGGCAATCTGGAAACCGAAATTCCTTTTGAAATCATTGAAATCGAAGCGGGTGAAGAACTGAAAACGTTGGAAACGGCAGCCCAGCTTTGGGAAATCTTGACCGAATTTGAAACCGACCGGAAAGCATTGATGATCAATTTGGGCGGCGGCGTAATCACCGATATGGGTGGATTTATCGCCTCAACTTACAAAAGAGGAATTCCCTTCATCAATATTCCGACGACGCTTTTAGGAATGTGCGATGCTTCAATTGGTGGAAAAACAGGAATTGACCACCAGTTCCTGAAAAACATTATCGGAACGTTCGCTCATCCGGAACATATTTTTGTCTTTCCGGAATTTCTGAACACCTTACCTTTTGAGCAACTGAGAAGCGGTTTTGCCGAAATGCTGAAACATGGATTGATTGCAGATCAAAATCATTGGAAAGATTTAATTTCGATTAAAGATCTAACGGCAGAAAATATATTTCCTTTCATTGAAAGGTCGATGAATATTAAGCAGAATGTAGTGGGACAGGATTTCAGGGAACAAAACATCCGGAAAACGCTGAATTTCGGTCATACCATAGGTCATGCGGTTGAAAGTTTATTTCTCTTAAAAGGAAAACCCATCACGCATGGTGAGGCCGTTGCAATGGGCATGATCTGCGAAACGAGAATTTCAAAACTTCAAGATTTAATTTCAGAGGAAACCGAAACTCAGATTATTTCTTCTCTAAGAAAGTTTTATCCTCATTTGGATATCACTGAATTTTCACCGGAAGAAATTTTAAATTTAATGAAAAATGACAAAAAGAATTCTTTTGGAAATATTAATTTTTCTTTAATTAAAAGAATCGGAAATGCAACTTTTGATTGTTCTATTCCTATCGAAAACATAAAAGAGGCTTTAATTTATTATCAAAAATTAGATTAA
- a CDS encoding porin family protein — protein sequence MKKLVLSAAIAISSLTFAQQFGIKAGMNVSSLSTEEGLSDQGSKIGFNAGVFMNAPLAENFSIQPELLYSQMGEKYNQTISGTTYARSKHLDYVTLPVMFQYNATPSFYLEAGPEFGLLVSAKNKFTNESANTTIGESANYKDDLNAFNFGVGLGAGYYFTPNVGLTARYVAGVTDIAKERPSGSSAVRNNVFQVGLAYKF from the coding sequence ATGAAAAAGTTAGTATTAAGTGCAGCAATTGCAATAAGTTCATTGACATTCGCACAACAGTTTGGTATTAAAGCAGGCATGAACGTATCATCACTTTCTACTGAAGAAGGTTTAAGCGATCAAGGTTCTAAAATTGGATTCAATGCAGGGGTATTCATGAACGCTCCTTTAGCAGAAAACTTCAGTATTCAGCCAGAGCTTTTGTATTCACAAATGGGTGAAAAATACAATCAAACCATTTCAGGAACTACATACGCCAGATCAAAACATTTAGATTATGTTACTTTACCGGTAATGTTCCAGTACAATGCAACACCTTCGTTTTATTTAGAGGCAGGCCCGGAATTCGGTTTGTTGGTAAGTGCTAAAAACAAATTCACAAACGAATCAGCCAACACCACTATTGGGGAATCTGCAAACTACAAAGATGATTTGAATGCATTTAACTTCGGTGTAGGTCTTGGTGCAGGTTACTACTTCACTCCGAATGTAGGTTTAACTGCAAGATATGTCGCTGGTGTAACAGATATTGCAAAAGAAAGACCTAGTGGGTCAAGCGCAGTTAGAAACAACGTATTCCAAGTAGGTTTGGCTTATAAATTCTAA
- the purF gene encoding amidophosphoribosyltransferase has translation MKDLQQYREDYLNQFKENTYGRNLLKTDEPFDAPAEECGIFGLYSDHNVDTFSLSQFGLFALQHRGQEACGISVMKSGKIFNIKDEGLVLDVFKEIREPETFMGNSAIGHTRYTTAGDKKKYNFQPFFAKNEYDQIILSIAHNGNLTNAAELKRELEAEGVVFRATSDSEVILRLIQKHLDLGLRAAIKTTMEKIEGAYSVVGMTRNKFFAFRDFHGIRPLVLGAIDEKTYVVASESVALDAVGAQYVRDILPGEIIYTNENETGLQSFMVKENCEKRTCAFEYIYFARPDSIMEGLNVHEIREKSGKKIWEQAPVEADIVIGVPDSGVPAAIGFSIASGIPFRPVLIKNRYIGRSFIVPTQEMRERIVNLKLNPIISEIKGKRVVIIDDSIVRGTTSKRLVKILKDAGVREIHFRSVSPPIIAPCYLGIDTPTKDDLISANMSVEELRKYLGVDSLEFLSMANLKDILGSSDHCFGCFTEKYPVPVGPNPDFKDE, from the coding sequence ATGAAAGATTTACAACAATACAGAGAGGATTATTTAAATCAGTTTAAGGAAAATACGTACGGCAGAAATCTGCTCAAAACAGATGAGCCGTTTGACGCACCTGCTGAAGAATGCGGTATTTTCGGATTGTATTCCGACCATAATGTCGATACCTTTTCGCTTTCGCAGTTTGGTCTTTTTGCTTTGCAGCATCGTGGTCAGGAAGCTTGCGGTATTTCGGTGATGAAAAGCGGAAAAATTTTTAATATTAAAGATGAAGGACTGGTTTTAGATGTATTTAAAGAAATACGGGAACCGGAAACCTTCATGGGCAATTCAGCCATCGGACATACACGGTATACGACGGCTGGCGACAAAAAGAAATATAATTTCCAGCCATTTTTTGCCAAGAACGAATATGATCAAATTATTCTTTCGATTGCACACAACGGAAATTTAACCAATGCTGCGGAATTAAAAAGAGAACTGGAAGCAGAAGGAGTTGTATTCAGGGCCACCTCAGACTCTGAAGTTATTCTGAGATTAATTCAGAAACACCTGGATTTAGGCCTGCGTGCAGCCATCAAAACTACCATGGAAAAAATTGAAGGAGCATATTCCGTCGTCGGAATGACCAGAAATAAATTCTTTGCATTCCGTGATTTTCATGGAATCCGCCCGTTGGTTTTAGGAGCGATTGATGAGAAAACGTATGTTGTCGCTTCCGAATCCGTAGCTTTAGATGCGGTGGGTGCGCAATATGTCAGGGATATTTTGCCTGGAGAAATTATTTATACCAACGAAAATGAAACCGGTTTACAAAGTTTTATGGTTAAAGAAAACTGTGAAAAAAGGACCTGTGCTTTCGAATATATTTATTTTGCCAGACCGGATTCCATCATGGAAGGACTTAATGTTCATGAAATCAGGGAAAAATCAGGGAAGAAAATTTGGGAGCAGGCGCCTGTAGAAGCAGATATCGTCATCGGAGTTCCGGATTCGGGAGTTCCTGCGGCCATTGGTTTTTCAATCGCTTCCGGTATCCCGTTCCGTCCTGTTTTGATTAAGAACAGATACATCGGCAGAAGTTTTATTGTTCCCACTCAGGAAATGCGCGAGCGGATTGTCAACCTGAAACTCAATCCTATTATTTCTGAAATTAAAGGAAAAAGGGTAGTTATCATCGATGATTCAATTGTTCGCGGCACGACTTCCAAGCGGTTGGTAAAAATTCTGAAAGATGCGGGTGTAAGGGAAATTCACTTCCGAAGTGTTTCGCCGCCGATTATTGCACCGTGCTATCTAGGAATAGATACGCCAACAAAAGACGATTTGATTTCGGCCAATATGAGTGTAGAAGAATTACGGAAATATCTGGGAGTTGATTCCCTCGAATTTTTGAGCATGGCTAATCTCAAAGATATCCTCGGCAGTTCCGACCATTGTTTTGGTTGCTTCACTGAAAAATATCCCGTTCCGGTAGGGCCAAATCCAGATTTTAAAGATGAATAA
- the purC gene encoding phosphoribosylaminoimidazolesuccinocarboxamide synthase has protein sequence MTKGAMLYEGKAKQVFETDNPNEVIVRFKDDATAFNAQKKGSVDLKGEMNNAITTLIFDYLNHKGIPTHFIKKLDEREQLVKKVHIIPLEMVVRNYSAGSMAQRLGVEEGIKSPVTIFDICYKRDDLGDPLINDHHAVFLGAATYDELDEMYELSSDINDILIELFDQMNIILVDFKIELGKDSHGKIILADEISPDTCRLWDKDTMKKLDKDRFRRDLGEVTEAYVEIYERLKKVLNK, from the coding sequence ATGACAAAAGGAGCAATGCTTTATGAAGGAAAGGCAAAGCAGGTTTTCGAAACCGATAATCCAAACGAGGTGATTGTCCGTTTCAAAGATGATGCAACCGCTTTCAATGCACAGAAAAAAGGGAGTGTGGACTTAAAAGGTGAAATGAACAACGCGATTACCACGTTGATTTTCGATTATTTAAACCACAAAGGAATTCCGACTCACTTTATTAAAAAATTAGACGAGAGAGAACAGCTTGTAAAGAAAGTACACATCATTCCTCTGGAAATGGTGGTTCGCAATTACTCTGCCGGAAGTATGGCACAGAGATTAGGCGTGGAAGAAGGAATTAAATCCCCAGTGACCATTTTCGATATCTGTTATAAAAGAGATGATCTTGGAGATCCTTTAATAAACGACCATCACGCGGTTTTCCTCGGTGCTGCGACTTACGATGAACTCGATGAAATGTATGAACTGTCGTCAGATATTAATGATATTCTGATTGAACTTTTTGATCAGATGAACATCATACTGGTAGATTTCAAAATTGAACTGGGGAAAGATTCCCATGGCAAAATAATTTTAGCCGACGAAATCTCACCGGATACCTGCAGGCTTTGGGATAAAGATACGATGAAGAAACTTGACAAAGACCGTTTCAGACGCGATTTGGGAGAAGTAACCGAAGCGTATGTGGAGATCTATGAAAGATTGAAAAAAGTATTAAACAAATAA
- a CDS encoding DUF3307 domain-containing protein, with product MIFIPLILAHLLGDFILQPNFWVADKEKKKGRSFYLYIHVLLHAVLALIFLWDLNLWWIAVMIGVTHFLIDWAKLQFQNAKTKRTWFFIDQAAHLSVIGILSVFYFPYFRWEDFFNHETLKLLTALVFLTVPSSILIKIIISIWTPVTIEHSKLQTESLVNAGKYIGILERLLVFVFILVNHWEGVGFMIAAKSVFRFSDLAEAKQRKLTEYVLIGTLLSFGIAVLTGILIKI from the coding sequence ATGATTTTCATTCCTCTCATATTGGCCCATTTATTAGGAGATTTTATTCTTCAGCCTAATTTTTGGGTGGCCGATAAAGAGAAAAAAAAGGGTAGAAGTTTTTATTTATATATCCATGTTTTATTGCATGCAGTTCTCGCCCTGATTTTTTTATGGGATTTGAATCTTTGGTGGATTGCTGTAATGATTGGCGTTACCCATTTTTTGATCGATTGGGCAAAACTGCAGTTTCAAAATGCGAAGACCAAAAGAACCTGGTTTTTTATCGATCAGGCTGCCCATCTCTCAGTCATCGGAATACTGTCGGTTTTTTATTTTCCTTATTTCAGATGGGAAGATTTCTTCAACCACGAAACTTTAAAATTGCTTACCGCCTTGGTTTTTCTCACTGTTCCATCTTCTATATTGATTAAAATAATCATATCAATTTGGACGCCGGTTACCATAGAACACAGCAAATTACAAACAGAATCTCTGGTCAATGCCGGAAAATATATTGGTATTCTCGAGCGGCTTTTGGTCTTCGTATTCATTTTGGTCAATCATTGGGAAGGCGTAGGTTTTATGATCGCCGCAAAGTCGGTTTTCAGGTTCAGTGATTTGGCCGAAGCAAAACAGAGAAAACTCACAGAGTATGTATTAATAGGAACTTTGCTGAGTTTTGGCATCGCAGTTCTTACGGGAATTTTGATAAAAATTTAA
- a CDS encoding SatD family protein: MIAIITGDIINSQKSDSELWLPKLKELLESWSAAPENWEIYRGDEFQLKCSVDEVFRKALLLKSLIRTFENLDVRLAIGIGNEVFRSEKITESNGSAYVNSGRLLTEIKSQGKTLSIQTENDKVNRDLNILFKWASLDFDSWTAATAEIIHQLLRNSELTQEELARELNITQSSVSQRVKRANFELLQETDQFFRKKISEL, from the coding sequence ATGATTGCAATTATTACCGGTGATATTATTAATTCTCAAAAGTCCGATTCTGAGTTGTGGCTCCCAAAACTGAAGGAGTTGTTGGAATCATGGTCAGCGGCGCCTGAGAACTGGGAAATATACCGGGGTGATGAATTTCAGTTAAAATGCAGCGTTGATGAAGTATTTCGCAAGGCGTTACTGTTGAAATCGCTTATCAGAACTTTTGAAAATTTAGATGTACGTCTGGCAATCGGCATCGGAAACGAAGTATTTCGGTCTGAAAAAATTACAGAATCAAACGGTTCGGCTTATGTGAATTCGGGAAGATTACTCACTGAAATAAAATCTCAGGGAAAAACACTGTCGATACAAACCGAAAATGACAAAGTAAACCGCGATTTAAATATTCTTTTCAAATGGGCTTCCCTCGATTTTGACAGTTGGACTGCAGCAACTGCGGAGATTATTCATCAGCTTCTCCGAAATTCAGAGTTGACTCAGGAAGAGCTCGCAAGAGAATTAAATATCACGCAGTCATCAGTAAGTCAAAGGGTTAAAAGAGCTAATTTCGAATTATTACAGGAAACCGATCAATTCTTCAGAAAGAAAATATCAGAATTATAA